One stretch of Halobaculum marinum DNA includes these proteins:
- a CDS encoding DUF7527 domain-containing protein, whose protein sequence is MDGETIDTVTGWESEPLSGGIDGLRTLQSREFTGAVTEGHAWLFMLNGRIVGVFEGSIDSFADADGTAYAAPDPSFPLLYAMRETGGETKARYYTNDTALSAADAKLSSGKFTGYIELSENVLSGDYYAVYYGGRRLACAFVGTGQQKQVLTGDDAFAAADDEVGIYEVVDVDIDVVELPGADAPDAADEAASAAAADAAIADAEPASVDDDATDDDATDGDATEGGAEAITFGGAAADDGGSTDATDPVDATDDADAAVAGAEADASDATPDPDPETHAASDTSDATPSPDESPASTEPTPGASAAQRAASESSTPTPESTDDGDDGDDPKTDANGDPFSAEEQWRETRAIPSLDPGRSATPDRQGAANNGTAGARARRRSREDATDSTQRGGTADTTPARSDAGRADARRSAGAATREGAGDGAANTGATAEEVATVRAERDRAVEALRDARERLDAGEDELNRLREENDRLTARVDELESELADARTELEAARSRAEAAEASGDGSTGSPSQTVPADRALAGTNLFVRYDSKGGATLEKAHAGGATRSDVNDNLRLEVHTDFESEDAAVDGQPFREYLGDTIEYGFVEWVVRELLYEIQSTNNESALRDLFDAIPEVDRAELNGAVTLDDDEGASEHSFDVVLRDRMGNPLLVADVTEGRDATTESMLDGLVGDASAVADADEHLAAGFYVTASFFDPGALEAAADATGGGLLSRGKRKSFVKLSRKQGFHLCLVESRDGEFHVNVPEL, encoded by the coding sequence ATGGACGGCGAAACAATCGACACGGTGACCGGGTGGGAGTCCGAGCCGCTCTCGGGGGGGATCGACGGGCTCCGTACCCTGCAGTCCCGCGAGTTCACGGGGGCGGTCACCGAGGGACACGCGTGGCTGTTCATGTTGAACGGCCGGATCGTCGGCGTCTTCGAGGGGTCGATCGACTCCTTCGCCGACGCAGATGGGACAGCCTACGCGGCGCCCGACCCCTCGTTCCCGCTGTTGTACGCGATGCGGGAGACGGGCGGCGAGACGAAGGCGCGCTACTACACGAACGACACGGCCCTCTCGGCGGCCGACGCGAAGCTCTCCTCCGGGAAGTTCACCGGCTACATCGAGCTGTCGGAGAACGTGCTCTCGGGCGACTACTACGCCGTCTACTACGGCGGCAGGCGCCTCGCGTGCGCGTTCGTCGGCACGGGCCAGCAGAAACAGGTGCTCACCGGCGACGACGCGTTCGCGGCCGCCGACGACGAGGTCGGCATCTACGAGGTCGTCGACGTCGACATCGACGTGGTCGAACTCCCGGGGGCGGACGCCCCCGACGCAGCCGACGAGGCGGCGTCGGCAGCCGCCGCCGACGCGGCTATCGCGGACGCGGAGCCAGCGTCGGTCGACGACGACGCGACCGACGACGACGCGACCGACGGCGACGCCACCGAGGGCGGTGCCGAGGCGATCACCTTCGGCGGGGCAGCCGCCGACGACGGTGGCTCGACCGACGCCACGGATCCGGTCGACGCGACCGACGACGCCGACGCGGCGGTCGCCGGCGCCGAGGCCGACGCGAGCGACGCGACGCCGGATCCCGACCCGGAGACGCACGCCGCGAGCGACACGAGCGACGCGACCCCGTCGCCCGACGAATCGCCTGCCTCGACTGAGCCGACGCCGGGTGCGTCCGCCGCCCAACGCGCCGCCTCGGAGTCGTCGACGCCGACGCCCGAGTCGACCGACGACGGCGACGACGGCGACGACCCGAAGACGGACGCCAACGGCGACCCGTTCTCGGCGGAGGAACAGTGGCGCGAGACGCGCGCCATCCCGTCGTTGGACCCCGGACGGTCCGCCACGCCCGACCGACAGGGAGCCGCGAACAACGGCACCGCGGGTGCACGAGCGCGGCGACGCTCGCGAGAGGACGCCACCGACAGTACGCAACGCGGCGGGACAGCGGACACGACCCCCGCTCGGTCGGACGCCGGACGGGCCGACGCGCGTCGCTCGGCTGGGGCGGCGACCCGCGAGGGAGCCGGCGACGGAGCGGCGAACACCGGCGCCACCGCCGAGGAGGTGGCGACCGTCCGCGCAGAGCGCGACCGGGCCGTAGAGGCGTTGCGCGACGCCCGCGAGCGGCTCGACGCCGGCGAGGACGAACTCAACCGACTCCGGGAAGAGAACGACCGGCTCACCGCTCGCGTAGACGAACTGGAGTCGGAGCTCGCCGACGCCCGGACGGAACTGGAGGCGGCCCGCTCGCGCGCCGAGGCGGCGGAGGCGTCCGGCGACGGCTCGACCGGGTCGCCGAGCCAGACGGTGCCGGCCGACCGCGCGCTCGCCGGGACGAACCTGTTCGTCCGGTACGACTCGAAGGGCGGCGCGACGCTTGAGAAGGCCCACGCCGGCGGCGCCACCCGCTCGGACGTGAACGACAACCTCCGGCTGGAGGTCCACACCGACTTCGAGAGCGAGGACGCCGCCGTCGACGGCCAGCCCTTCCGAGAGTACCTCGGCGACACCATCGAGTACGGCTTCGTCGAGTGGGTCGTCAGAGAGCTACTGTACGAGATCCAGAGCACGAACAACGAGTCGGCGCTCCGTGACCTGTTCGACGCCATCCCAGAAGTCGACCGCGCGGAGCTGAACGGCGCGGTGACGCTGGACGACGATGAGGGCGCCAGCGAACACAGTTTCGACGTCGTGTTGCGCGACCGCATGGGCAACCCGCTGTTGGTGGCGGACGTGACCGAGGGTCGCGACGCCACGACGGAGTCGATGCTCGACGGACTCGTGGGCGACGCCAGCGCCGTCGCCGACGCCGACGAGCACCTCGCGGCGGGGTTCTACGTCACCGCGTCGTTCTTCGACCCCGGCGCCTTGGAGGCGGCCGCCGACGCCACCGGCGGCGGCCTCCTCTCGCGCGGCAAGCGCAAGAGCTTCGTGAAGCTCTCGCGCAAGCAGGGGTTCCACCTCTGTCTGGTCGAGTCGCGCGACGGGGAGTTCCACGTGAACGTCCCGGAACTGTAG
- a CDS encoding adenylosuccinate synthase, with amino-acid sequence MTVTIVGSQLGDEGKGALVDLWGGDADVVVRYQGGDNAGHTVVEGGEEYALSLVPSGAVRGKVGVLGNGCVVNPRTLFDEIGKLRERGLEPDVRVAKRAHVILPYHRRLDNIEEEAKEDSDVKVGTTGRGIGPTYEDKAGRRGVRVGDLLDPEVLRDRLEYVVPQKRTVIEDIYGLEAGEECDVDALHEEYAEFGRRLREEGMTVNCSDFLYERRQAGENVMFEGAQGTLIDIDHGSYPYVTSSNPTAGGAATGSGVGPTVTGRGEVVGVVKGYLSRVGEGPMPTELDCDEAEEALASDIREKGGEFGTVTGRPRRIGWLDVPMLRHAARVNGYTGIAVNHLDVLAGLDELHVGHAYELEGEERLSLPATTERWAECEPVLKEFEPWPEVDWDAVADEGYDALPDAALDYLAYLEEQLDTPVYAVGLGPDREQTVVRTNPWE; translated from the coding sequence ATGACAGTCACAATCGTCGGATCCCAGCTCGGGGACGAGGGCAAGGGTGCCCTCGTCGACCTTTGGGGCGGGGACGCCGACGTCGTCGTGCGGTATCAGGGCGGTGACAACGCCGGCCACACCGTCGTCGAGGGCGGCGAAGAGTACGCCCTCTCGTTGGTTCCCTCCGGCGCCGTCCGCGGCAAGGTCGGCGTCCTCGGTAACGGCTGCGTCGTGAACCCGCGGACGCTGTTCGACGAGATCGGGAAACTCCGCGAGCGGGGCCTCGAACCGGACGTGCGCGTCGCCAAGCGCGCGCACGTCATCCTCCCGTACCACCGTCGCCTCGACAACATCGAGGAGGAGGCGAAAGAAGACTCCGACGTGAAGGTCGGCACCACCGGACGCGGCATCGGGCCGACGTACGAGGACAAGGCGGGCCGCCGCGGCGTCCGCGTCGGCGACCTCCTGGACCCCGAGGTGCTGCGCGACCGACTGGAGTACGTCGTCCCGCAGAAGCGCACCGTCATCGAGGACATCTACGGCCTCGAAGCCGGTGAGGAGTGCGACGTCGACGCGCTCCACGAGGAGTACGCCGAGTTCGGCCGTCGCCTCCGCGAGGAGGGGATGACGGTCAACTGCTCGGACTTCCTGTACGAGCGCCGCCAGGCGGGCGAGAACGTCATGTTCGAGGGCGCACAGGGCACGCTCATCGACATCGACCACGGGAGCTACCCGTACGTCACCTCCTCGAACCCGACCGCCGGCGGCGCCGCCACCGGCTCGGGTGTCGGCCCGACCGTCACCGGCCGCGGCGAGGTCGTCGGCGTCGTGAAGGGGTACCTCTCGCGCGTCGGCGAGGGGCCGATGCCGACGGAACTCGACTGCGACGAGGCCGAGGAGGCGCTCGCCTCGGACATCCGTGAGAAGGGCGGCGAGTTCGGCACCGTCACCGGGCGCCCGCGCCGCATCGGCTGGCTCGACGTGCCGATGCTGCGCCACGCCGCACGCGTCAACGGCTACACCGGCATCGCCGTGAACCACCTCGACGTGCTCGCGGGCCTCGACGAACTCCACGTCGGCCACGCCTACGAGTTGGAGGGCGAGGAGCGACTCTCACTGCCGGCGACGACCGAGCGGTGGGCCGAGTGCGAACCCGTGCTCAAGGAGTTCGAGCCGTGGCCCGAGGTCGACTGGGACGCCGTCGCCGACGAGGGGTACGACGCCCTGCCCGACGCCGCCCTCGACTACCTGGCGTACCTGGAGGAACAACTCGACACGCCCGTCTACGCCGTCGGACTCGGCCCCGACCGCGAGCAGACGGTCGTCCGAACGAACCCCTGGGAGTAA
- a CDS encoding methytransferase partner Trm112, which yields MKESLLDIVCCPLDKHDLELEVTEREEGEDGEIVEGTLTCTDCGETYPIEDGIPNLLPPDMRDE from the coding sequence ATGAAGGAGTCCCTGTTGGACATCGTCTGCTGCCCGCTCGACAAGCACGACCTCGAACTCGAGGTCACCGAGCGCGAGGAGGGCGAGGACGGCGAAATCGTCGAGGGAACGCTCACCTGCACGGACTGCGGCGAGACGTACCCTATCGAGGACGGCATCCCGAACCTCCTGCCGCCGGACATGCGCGACGAGTAA
- a CDS encoding DUF7524 family protein — protein sequence MSTEAATLGVTLNRDRLNQALAGESFASDGEFVVDLHNEGAPVHVHLRFTGPLADVATVETSNHYVDAGATLPVPVSVGPIDESVEGTLRVVTGHGAEGTEVAVTVDPPPAPVDVDESLGSPKRAAVADEEADGEAEADGSGSGDRIENLLGQLPPPGTLAVAAVAVVALVGAGVVAATLNSVVVTLGSIAVLVAVAVALFLLTR from the coding sequence GTGTCGACAGAGGCAGCCACCCTGGGGGTGACGCTGAACCGCGACCGCCTGAACCAGGCGCTCGCGGGGGAGTCGTTCGCGAGCGACGGCGAGTTCGTCGTCGACCTCCACAACGAGGGGGCACCCGTCCACGTCCACCTCCGGTTCACGGGGCCGCTCGCGGACGTGGCGACCGTGGAGACGTCGAACCACTACGTCGACGCCGGCGCGACGCTCCCCGTCCCGGTGTCGGTCGGCCCCATCGACGAGTCGGTCGAGGGAACCCTCCGAGTCGTCACCGGCCACGGAGCCGAGGGGACGGAGGTCGCGGTCACCGTCGACCCGCCGCCCGCGCCGGTCGACGTCGACGAGTCGCTCGGCTCACCGAAGCGAGCGGCGGTCGCAGACGAGGAGGCCGACGGTGAGGCGGAGGCGGACGGCTCGGGGTCCGGTGATCGCATCGAGAACCTCCTCGGGCAGTTGCCGCCGCCGGGCACGCTCGCGGTCGCGGCGGTCGCAGTCGTGGCGCTCGTCGGTGCGGGCGTCGTCGCGGCGACGCTGAACAGCGTCGTCGTCACACTGGGATCGATTGCCGTCCTCGTCGCCGTCGCCGTCGCGCTGTTCCTGTTGACCCGATAG
- a CDS encoding DR2241 family protein, with protein sequence MLARQFDALVHEAESGVDFDGLQVARAADGGYDFRTPDHEATGLSEGELHAHADDNPYVTNWYFWEREVQRHDSPRRAFLRRAEAAAEHTVGERYDALRDGMVTEWGQLRIEATVDPDTGDRRYDVRHVDDAEHAVADLTAHDDPLDAREVAKHDDDGMYRPLKSATNAPTGWVFPDLDWRDAVETVELFLPATVANWYREQRGELDVDHWADTMERQTGIYGVVEELPREAVEWVAEAACDDSQCTKRREWQYSADDELAADGGAGVYPCREPCSLVVAAGRKWTKLEEEEPREYTFRMTPSEKEQVEGIIEAVADDRVDEIREADVYEDANRYRTRYLRAKLFDDHGNLGGVPTEQDDHDHDE encoded by the coding sequence ATGCTGGCCCGACAGTTCGACGCGCTCGTTCACGAGGCCGAGTCGGGCGTCGACTTCGACGGCCTGCAGGTCGCACGCGCGGCCGACGGGGGCTACGACTTCCGTACGCCCGACCACGAGGCGACGGGCCTCTCTGAGGGCGAACTCCACGCCCACGCCGACGACAACCCGTACGTGACGAACTGGTACTTCTGGGAGCGCGAGGTGCAGCGCCACGACTCCCCGCGCCGGGCGTTCCTCCGGCGGGCCGAGGCCGCCGCCGAGCACACGGTCGGTGAGCGCTACGACGCACTCCGCGACGGGATGGTCACCGAGTGGGGCCAACTGCGCATCGAGGCGACCGTCGACCCCGACACCGGCGACCGGCGATACGACGTGCGCCACGTCGACGACGCCGAGCACGCAGTCGCGGACCTGACTGCCCACGACGACCCGCTCGACGCCCGCGAGGTCGCCAAACACGACGACGACGGGATGTACCGACCGCTCAAGTCCGCGACGAACGCGCCCACCGGCTGGGTGTTCCCCGACCTCGACTGGCGCGACGCCGTCGAGACGGTGGAGTTGTTCCTCCCGGCGACGGTCGCCAACTGGTACCGCGAGCAGCGGGGCGAGTTGGACGTCGACCACTGGGCGGACACGATGGAGCGCCAGACGGGCATCTACGGCGTCGTCGAGGAACTGCCCCGCGAGGCCGTCGAGTGGGTCGCCGAGGCCGCGTGTGACGACTCCCAGTGCACGAAGCGTCGCGAGTGGCAGTACAGCGCCGACGACGAACTCGCCGCCGACGGCGGCGCCGGCGTCTACCCGTGTCGCGAGCCGTGTTCGCTCGTCGTCGCCGCCGGGCGCAAGTGGACGAAGTTGGAGGAGGAGGAGCCTCGCGAGTACACCTTCCGCATGACGCCCAGCGAGAAGGAGCAAGTCGAAGGGATCATCGAGGCGGTCGCCGACGACCGGGTCGACGAGATTCGCGAGGCCGACGTGTACGAGGACGCCAACCGCTACCGGACGCGCTACCTCCGTGCGAAGTTGTTCGACGACCACGGCAACCTCGGCGGCGTCCCGACGGAGCAGGACGACCACGACCACGACGAGTAA
- a CDS encoding CbiX/SirB N-terminal domain-containing protein, producing MSQALVIVAHGSHLNPGSSAPTYDHADTIRAAGAFDEVRTGYWKEEPSLREVLRTVEADEVYVVPMFISEGYFTEQVIPRELRLDGWDVADWDSDGLSADVATYTAADTGQTVHYCGPVGTHSSMTDVLIRRAESVTEDPAVGEGFGFAVVGHGTERNENSAKAIEYHAERVRETGRFDEVQALYMDEEPEVDDVTDFFESEDVVVVPLFISDGFHTQEDIPEDMGLTDDYRTGYDVPAEVDGHRIWYAGAVGTEALMADVVLERAADAGADVSSAIETVRETTRVAPGADD from the coding sequence ATGAGTCAGGCGCTGGTCATCGTCGCCCACGGGTCACACCTCAACCCCGGGTCGAGCGCGCCCACCTACGACCACGCGGACACCATCCGCGCGGCCGGCGCGTTCGACGAGGTTCGCACCGGCTACTGGAAGGAAGAGCCGAGTCTCCGGGAGGTGCTCCGGACGGTGGAAGCCGACGAGGTGTACGTCGTCCCGATGTTCATCTCGGAGGGGTACTTCACCGAGCAGGTGATCCCACGCGAACTCCGCCTCGACGGCTGGGACGTGGCCGACTGGGACTCCGACGGCCTCTCGGCGGACGTGGCGACGTACACCGCCGCGGACACCGGCCAGACGGTCCACTACTGCGGGCCGGTCGGCACGCACTCGTCGATGACGGACGTGTTGATCCGTCGCGCCGAGAGCGTCACCGAGGACCCGGCCGTCGGCGAGGGGTTCGGCTTCGCCGTCGTCGGCCACGGCACCGAGCGCAACGAGAACTCCGCGAAGGCCATCGAGTACCACGCCGAGCGCGTCCGCGAGACGGGGCGCTTCGACGAGGTGCAGGCGCTGTACATGGACGAGGAACCGGAGGTCGACGACGTGACCGACTTCTTCGAGTCCGAGGACGTCGTCGTCGTCCCGCTGTTCATCTCCGACGGCTTCCACACGCAGGAGGACATCCCCGAAGACATGGGGCTGACCGACGACTACCGCACCGGCTACGACGTGCCGGCGGAGGTAGACGGCCACCGCATCTGGTACGCCGGCGCCGTCGGCACGGAGGCGCTGATGGCCGACGTGGTGCTGGAGCGCGCCGCCGACGCCGGCGCCGACGTGTCGAGCGCCATCGAGACCGTGCGCGAGACGACCCGCGTCGCTCCGGGGGCGGACGACTGA
- a CDS encoding DUF7523 family protein yields the protein MTVAEETRAAVRERPFLFDALRAGVVNYAAAAATLDVDADPDAVATALRRFAAELEDGTTPPVGAGRVTMERRVGAVDDEAAESSAALITVAGTAYAVGAGDATAVVARGEVGPDVLERVLGRLRAVDTIVEAAAVTSSALVVVVGRRAGADALRVVEAALEE from the coding sequence ATGACCGTCGCCGAGGAGACCCGTGCCGCCGTCCGCGAGCGCCCGTTCCTGTTCGACGCCCTCCGCGCAGGCGTGGTGAACTACGCCGCCGCCGCCGCGACGCTCGACGTCGACGCCGACCCCGACGCGGTCGCGACCGCCTTGCGCCGCTTCGCGGCCGAACTCGAAGACGGCACGACGCCCCCTGTGGGTGCGGGCCGCGTGACGATGGAGCGACGGGTCGGCGCCGTCGACGACGAGGCCGCGGAGTCGTCAGCGGCGCTGATCACGGTCGCCGGGACGGCGTACGCGGTCGGCGCCGGCGACGCGACCGCGGTGGTCGCCCGCGGCGAGGTCGGTCCCGACGTGCTCGAACGGGTGCTCGGTCGCCTGCGTGCCGTCGACACGATCGTCGAGGCCGCCGCCGTCACGTCGAGCGCGCTCGTCGTCGTGGTGGGGCGGCGTGCGGGTGCGGACGCGCTCCGGGTCGTCGAGGCGGCGCTGGAGGAGTGA
- the cysS gene encoding cysteine--tRNA ligase, with product MGLSVTNTLTGEREAFEPASDDEVLLYVCGLTVSDDAHLGHARLWFHADVLHRWLDYLGYDVRHVENVTDVNEKIAARVGEREGWDTEADVARHFTREVIEDMRGLNLKRAAVYPRVSEHVPEIVSLIERLIESGHAYETNGSVYFDVTSFDDYGHLSNQRPEELEADADADELAEKRHPADFALWKADGVSEEAVREHRKHEHDGDLPSGETWDSPWGEGRPGWHIECSAMSTSHLGDTLDVHMGGRDLVFPHHENEIAQSEAATGHRFARYWLHNGLLETTEDKMSSSLGNFFTVADALDEFGVNVLRTFYLGAQYRGDQVFSEDAMVEAEERWERLERAYETAVEACDSVDARAKATDDDLRAAVDDARETVVAAMNDDLNVREAFGALLDLGSAVNRHVDTVDEDSPDAAYDYRGLRRAVETFETFGGDVFGLELGREAGGDVELVGDLADLVLDVREAEREAGNYERADQLRDDLEALGLAVEDGPNGPEVRFE from the coding sequence ATGGGTCTGTCCGTGACCAACACCCTGACGGGCGAGCGTGAAGCGTTCGAGCCGGCGAGCGACGACGAGGTCCTGCTGTACGTCTGTGGGCTGACGGTCTCGGACGACGCGCACCTCGGGCACGCCCGCCTGTGGTTCCACGCCGACGTGCTCCACCGGTGGCTCGACTACCTCGGCTACGACGTGCGCCACGTCGAGAACGTCACCGACGTGAACGAGAAGATCGCCGCCCGCGTCGGCGAGCGCGAGGGCTGGGACACCGAGGCCGACGTGGCCCGCCACTTCACGCGTGAGGTGATCGAGGACATGCGCGGCCTCAACCTCAAGCGCGCGGCGGTGTACCCCCGCGTCTCCGAGCACGTCCCCGAAATCGTCTCGCTCATCGAACGCCTGATCGAGTCAGGCCACGCCTACGAGACGAACGGCTCCGTCTACTTCGACGTGACCAGCTTCGACGACTACGGCCACCTCTCGAACCAGCGGCCCGAGGAGTTGGAGGCCGACGCCGACGCCGACGAACTCGCGGAGAAGCGCCACCCCGCCGACTTCGCGCTGTGGAAGGCCGACGGCGTGAGCGAGGAGGCGGTTCGCGAGCACCGGAAACACGAGCACGACGGTGACCTCCCGTCGGGGGAGACGTGGGACTCGCCGTGGGGCGAGGGGCGCCCTGGCTGGCACATCGAGTGCTCGGCGATGTCGACGAGCCACCTCGGCGACACCCTCGACGTGCACATGGGCGGGCGCGACCTCGTGTTCCCCCACCACGAGAACGAGATCGCACAGAGCGAGGCCGCCACGGGCCACCGGTTCGCGCGCTACTGGCTCCACAACGGCCTGCTGGAGACGACCGAGGACAAGATGTCCTCCAGCCTCGGCAACTTCTTCACTGTCGCGGACGCCCTCGACGAGTTCGGTGTGAACGTCCTGCGTACGTTCTACCTCGGCGCGCAGTACCGCGGCGACCAGGTGTTCTCCGAGGACGCGATGGTCGAAGCCGAAGAGCGGTGGGAGCGACTCGAACGCGCCTACGAGACCGCCGTCGAGGCGTGCGACTCCGTCGACGCTCGGGCGAAGGCGACCGACGACGACCTCCGCGCGGCCGTCGACGACGCGCGCGAGACGGTCGTCGCGGCAATGAACGACGACCTCAACGTCCGCGAGGCGTTCGGCGCCCTGCTCGACCTGGGGTCGGCGGTCAACCGCCACGTCGACACGGTCGACGAAGACTCCCCTGATGCAGCCTACGACTACCGCGGACTCCGCCGCGCCGTCGAGACGTTCGAGACGTTCGGCGGCGACGTGTTCGGCCTCGAACTCGGTCGGGAGGCCGGCGGCGACGTGGAACTGGTCGGCGACCTCGCGGACCTCGTGCTCGACGTGCGCGAGGCCGAACGCGAGGCCGGCAACTACGAGCGCGCCGACCAACTCCGCGACGACCTGGAGGCGCTCGGCCTCGCCGTCGAAGACGGCCCGAACGGCCCCGAAGTCCGGTTCGAGTAG
- a CDS encoding universal stress protein, which produces MDDTAITDIVVATDGSDLGDRAVDTAFALSTALGARVHPCTVVDPFSTRQRVSDLRSHRTEANDLVDRLATRAKREGLDADPVVREGRPHEELLALVAETDADLIVVGTHGRGGARRALLGSVTEKLIRTADCPVLVTHGADPEPPSWGSDSRLLVATDGSDAAAPAERVGVDLAAALGAHLTAVSAVDEAAALSAVAGGALSQDTIAAVRRSLGERADDAIKGVLTRATDAGVDADSEVLMGEPSAAVRDYSSDIGADLIVVGTHGRGGIRRVVLGSVAERVIRGADRPVLVVPAAAESLAETVDDAPEAAEDGESESKPE; this is translated from the coding sequence ATGGACGACACTGCGATCACCGACATCGTCGTCGCGACCGACGGGAGCGACCTCGGCGACCGCGCCGTCGACACGGCGTTCGCCCTCTCCACCGCGCTGGGCGCGCGAGTGCACCCGTGCACGGTGGTGGATCCGTTCTCGACACGCCAGCGAGTGAGCGACCTCCGCTCACACCGGACGGAGGCGAACGACCTCGTCGACCGCCTCGCCACGCGCGCCAAGCGCGAGGGCCTCGACGCCGACCCGGTCGTCCGCGAGGGGCGCCCGCACGAGGAACTCCTCGCGCTCGTCGCCGAGACGGACGCCGACCTGATCGTCGTCGGCACCCACGGGCGCGGCGGAGCGCGCCGCGCGCTGCTCGGGAGCGTCACCGAGAAACTGATCCGGACCGCCGACTGTCCCGTGCTCGTCACCCACGGTGCGGACCCCGAGCCCCCGTCGTGGGGCAGCGACAGTCGCCTCCTCGTGGCCACGGACGGCAGCGACGCCGCCGCCCCCGCCGAACGCGTCGGCGTCGACCTCGCGGCGGCGCTGGGCGCGCACCTCACCGCCGTCAGCGCCGTGGACGAGGCCGCCGCCCTCTCGGCCGTCGCCGGCGGCGCGCTCAGCCAGGACACCATCGCGGCGGTGCGCCGGTCGCTCGGCGAGCGCGCCGACGACGCAATCAAGGGTGTGCTGACCCGGGCCACCGACGCGGGCGTCGACGCCGACAGCGAGGTGCTCATGGGAGAACCGAGCGCCGCAGTCCGCGACTACTCGAGCGACATCGGTGCCGACTTGATCGTCGTCGGCACCCACGGGCGCGGGGGGATCCGTCGGGTGGTGCTCGGCAGCGTCGCCGAGCGCGTCATCCGCGGCGCAGACCGACCGGTGCTCGTCGTGCCGGCGGCTGCGGAGTCGCTCGCGGAGACCGTCGACGACGCACCAGAAGCAGCAGAAGACGGCGAATCGGAGTCGAAGCCGGAGTAA
- a CDS encoding DUF357 domain-containing protein gives MPADLDEKTTRYGEMLADALAAAEVCVPEGTPLHEMALECEEMAVSYLDDGRHFRANDDPVNALASYSYGYGWLDCGVRMGLFSIPEDTHLFTTE, from the coding sequence ATGCCTGCCGACCTCGACGAGAAGACGACCCGCTACGGCGAGATGCTGGCGGACGCGCTCGCGGCGGCTGAGGTGTGCGTCCCCGAGGGGACGCCGCTGCACGAGATGGCCCTCGAGTGTGAGGAGATGGCCGTCTCGTACCTCGACGACGGGCGCCACTTCCGCGCGAACGACGACCCGGTGAACGCGCTCGCGTCGTACTCGTACGGCTACGGGTGGCTCGACTGCGGCGTCCGCATGGGGCTGTTCTCGATCCCCGAGGACACCCACCTGTTCACGACGGAGTGA
- a CDS encoding Lrp/AsnC family transcriptional regulator: MKNGELDSTDRHILYYLQQDARSTSSSDIAEKLGLSASTVRTRLNKLESSGVVRGYHIDIDYDLAGYPLYTKIICTAPIPDRGDLANRARTIQGVTAVREIMTGERNVYVNAIGRDHDDLDRITKDLAALGFEVIDEQIIRDEHVCPYHGFLDPDEDPDLDDEA, encoded by the coding sequence ATGAAGAACGGCGAGCTTGATTCGACCGACCGCCACATCCTCTACTACCTCCAGCAGGACGCTCGGTCGACGTCGTCGAGCGACATCGCCGAGAAGCTCGGCCTCTCGGCGAGTACCGTCCGAACCCGCCTCAACAAACTGGAGTCGAGCGGCGTGGTCCGCGGGTACCACATCGACATCGACTACGACCTCGCGGGCTACCCGCTCTACACCAAGATCATCTGCACGGCTCCGATCCCGGACCGTGGCGACCTCGCCAACCGGGCGCGCACGATCCAAGGCGTCACCGCAGTCCGCGAGATCATGACCGGCGAGCGGAACGTGTACGTGAACGCGATCGGCCGCGACCACGACGACCTCGACCGGATCACGAAGGACCTCGCCGCGCTCGGGTTCGAGGTCATCGACGAGCAGATCATCCGCGACGAGCACGTGTGTCCGTACCACGGATTCCTCGACCCCGACGAGGACCCCGACTTGGACGACGAGGCGTAG